CATTAGAGAAGCAAGGTAGCTCCTTTGCTCGAGGTCTGGCTCATTCACTTTGCACATACCACTGCTTTAGCATCACATCCTTATCTAATGGTAAACCTGTTTCAACAACATGCAATACATATTAATGCAATATGCACTGCAACACACAATACGCATCCAAAGAAATATGCCAATGCAAAAATCTGACTTCTCACACATAGCAGGGCTAACAAGGAAGAGCCTTTTACAAAAAGACAATCAAGAAATCACCTGAAACCATGAGACCTGAGGGGCCTCAAGCAATCTGCAATATTGAGACCTAATAACAGATGTTAATTcatgaaagaaacacaaacagtGGGACTGAGGTAATGGCAGAGATTTCATTAGTGCAATTAACATTTATAATGGTATGTTCTTTAATAGAATTTAAATAAGGCTTTGAATAATTACACACACTAAAACTAACATTCCATAACCTTATTTtgcatggaaaagcagcagaaacaaccCTCTGGACTGTACAAGGTCCAATTATGAACAATTACATTCAAAAAGTagatcaaaacagaaacaactcATCCCCGCAAAAGCTGCATCATCATCTTTAAAAGTCAACTTTCTCCCCTAGTGTGAGAAGTGTGAAGAATAGATTGAACTGGGCTTCAGCCCAGTAGATTTGGCCTCATGAAACTACCAGCAgtgctttccaacccagagTCTCTCCTTATTTCTTTAGGGTGATGGAAGCTCGtgggaaaaaagtgaatttccGAAGCAACGGAAGGTGAGTTGCCCCTTCCTCAGGCCCAACAATGTACGTAAGTTATGGaagcttgaaaaaaaatgtacattacACTGTGGCAAGTGTGTTTACGGTGCATGTTCTCCTTTAGAAACTACTCACAGACAATAGGGCTGGGTgggtgaaaaaaacaaaagcagcatatGAAATAGTAATATACTGTTTCAAAATCTGCACCGTCCTGCAGAACCAGGAATTATAATTTATTCAGATTGTTCTCAACAGATCCAATCTACGCTGGAtatgtaaaaaacaaaagactAAGTcatcaaggaaaacaaaatggaaaaatctgcACGCTGCAAgagttattaaaaatgaaacaaacaaacaaaaaaaaaaattccaggaAACATCgatgaaagctcagaaaaattTATCATCAATTCTGAAGTGGGGCCTTGTGACATCATCTGGGTTAATGAAGACAGAGATGGACTTCCCGGGGTTCTCAGTCACTAGCTGTTGCAACTTTTTGGCTAACCGGTCATCAGGCTGATTGATGTCCCCTCCATCTGACTGTGGGGAGGggatgctggtggtgctgcCCCGCCGTTGGAGCTCTAGCGTTAACCTGTTGGCTGCTTTGACATGTTCAATGGCAGTTCGAAGGTGTTCAGCAGGGTCTGAGCGGACCGAGGACAGCTTCCGCGCATGCAGCATGACTGTTTCTTcagagaggtgctccagcataTTACACTGGGGGATGAAATAGTTAGGGCACATCTTGTTGACCAAGCAGTGCTGGAGATCATCAATGAGACCCAGGAGGAAATGGGCTGCATAATCCTCTTGGGCTAAGTAGCTGGCTGGTAGCCTGTCACAAGCCCACAGCATCATGCTCCGCAAGTGATATGGACTAATGGCTTTGGGGCGGGACAGCAATTTGATGATGATAGCTTTGCAGGCCTGATAGGCTTGCATGAGGCTGCTGGAGATGCACTTTTTCAGCTGCACTTCACTTCTGGCAAATGAAAGCCTCCATTCATTGTCCTTCTTCCCCTTGTAGGAACATGCAGGCACTAAGTAAAAACCACTTATGACTTCCTCCTCTGTGATCTTCCCATCCCAGAAGTGGTTCTCCATCAGCCAGCTCTGGGCCACAGCTGGCCAGCCTTTGAAGGACACCACAGGGACAATGTCGTACAGCATGCGGCTGCTGCCTACTCCCAAAATGATGGATATGATAGTCCCATTCTTTTCTACCTTCTCCACCTTTGGCATCCCTCGCTGGGGCTTTTTCTGGATCTCAGAGAGGACAATGCTAATGGAGTCATAGAACCAGTCTGCGACTTTTGTCggagagaagaaataattggTAGCTCCATTGATATGGTCCACTATTGTGCAGCAGTCCTTCCATTTGCTGATAGTTCCTTCATCAAATAGACGCAGGCTCAGCCAGGAGTGGCACAAAGCAGAGTGGCGCATATCCAGCGTAACTGGCTGGTTGCGGTCATGCAGCTTCAGCGCGGGCACAAGCAGGGTGAAGTCCATGTCATAGTCTGTGCCTCGTGCATAAACATTCAGCTCATCGAGATCAATGTCCACCACACCTTCCCTCACACCTCCTGAAAGCAGCAGGTACTCGTTGGCTACAGGCAGCTTCTGGTCGAGTTTCTGAACCATGCCTGCAAAAGATAGAGAAGTTCTTTCAAGAGAAGGCAAACCGATCTGGGATACAGGATTTAACCAGGATTAAAACCCATCCCATACCCAGCAGATAAAAAAGCAACCAGAGGTATCCATCACTGTTTGTGTGACACAAATGTACACCACGCCCAGCACTCAGGCAACCTTTAGTCCCACCTGACTCAGGGCAGGGCCTCCCCTGCATTCCTGGGTACAGGTGAAGTCCATCCTAAACATCATACTGGGAACAATggcaaaaagcagaagcatctggtaaaatacagcaaagctACTTCCAGAACTAACTTTAATTTCTTAAACACTTTCTAAACCAGTTTTTCACCATATTGTCATTCATTTCCACGGTATCCAAATGCTTCCTCAacacttcaaaaagaaaagagaatattaaTTGACACCATGATCTTATTTCAATCTGGTATAAGAAAAAAACTAGACTGGCATCAGGGGGTTGGTTTGTGCATGAGCAAATGAATTGCTACAAACGTTAGTTCAAGCAGGTCTGATTTTACCATTTGCTTTACATTTACTGATGAACAAGGCAATATGAATAAAGGCGATATGTCCTCCTCTTAGGGAGAAATGGAGACAGGTTAAACTATCAGGCAATTACAGAAACCAGCTCTGAAACTGGTTCTTCAAACTGTAATATGGTATCATCCCATAAAATATCTGATcagctccccagagcacagACATAGAGACAGATTTCTATTTTCATCACCAAAACTAGACACTTCCCTTCACCCTACACTGCCCGCACTAGCTGTAAGAAGCcattttttcactgtgttcTATATATACCACTATACTCTGCTCACAGAACATGAACAGCAGACTGAGCTGTTTTGCTACTGGTGTTTGTCTTGTGGTTAAATGCTCTTGACTCTTTTGCTGCCTCAGTTCAGACAACACACCTAGGCCATAAGGGAACCAAGGCCGGTGACTATGGAGATGCTGAATCTCTTACAAGCACTGCAAAAGggatataaaattatttcttccaagCACAAACGATAAATTTTTTGTTGGCACACATTACATACTCTAGCTTTCTAAAGGCACTATAGTTTATTTCAAGAGTGGTTAAATGGACACCTTCCATTACAAGGAAGCCAGTCCTAGAGAGGCATCAGTGGGAATAACTAGCCAGAGGCATGACGAGGTGAGCCAGAAAACTGCCAATCACGCTGTCAGCCCAGGAACCACTGACAGACACTTTAGGGGTACTTTTTTACTGAAACATTAACACAAATGATCAGCATTAGAGTCTGAGCACCCATCTTGGCATAGCTCCATTAACGCAAAACCTTTCCTGCATTAATGCATCCCCATGGGATCACAGATACTGTCTGAACTGATCAGGTCTCCCTGGCAGagtgcaccagcagcaccccaagGCATGGAGTGTTGCACTAGGCTGAGTAgcactgcagtgatttcagaGACTCATCTTTCCATTCCTGCATGCTAGGACAGGGGTAAGGAAATGCTATCTGCATGCACACGGTAAGCAATGACCGGAGCAAAATCTAAAACTATGCTGACACTAATTCCTTGGAATAGCCAAGGAGACTGTAGGAAGAGGCCAGTGTGTGAAGGGGAACGTGTCTTGGGGCAATATTCAAGGTAACCATGCAATCCCCATGTGAAATTCCTTGCAAAGTACACTTCAGCTATTTCATTGCTTCCAAGAGTACTGGACCCAGTTCATATTGCTGCACTGAGCTGGGATTAAATTCCTGCCAGGCAGGCAAGTACATAACCCTTTCCGTTTCATGTGGCTCCAGAGGctgcaaaagaaggaaacagcttTGGAGGAGTGCTAAGAAACTCTTCCTGCTAAGTCCTGAGCTAATACCTTTCTGTGATCTTGCCACATGCTGCCGCATTCAATCTTCAAGGGTAATAaccaagaaaagcttttgtcaacctcaaaaacattttctgaagcttAGATACACGGTGAGCTACGTTACCCTGATCATGGAATGGAAAAGCCTTGCACAGGGTTCTCCATCCCTCAGGCCAAATAAGCGGCACTTGCTCCTTCATTGTACCCAGAAAAGGATTCCTAACCAGTACCTAAAGTGACATGACTTTCTGGAGACACTACTGACACACTGCTTCCAAATCCTGCCCTTGAACCACTGCAAGCAGCCTTGGTGTTTTACACCTGAGTTGTAAGTTGCGTCCAAGACCCATGAAGTAAAATCTAGGTCAAGCACATTATAGGGACAAGAAGCAATTACCTTCTTTCGAGCATACAAGTCAGTACCAACCCTTACTGTGGGGCAGCATAGCTACTGAGGATATGCAGGATCCTGATGGCCCATATTGCCTCTACACTGACCCAAAATTTTCCACTCAGGATGGTGATCTGCAGCATCTGTCATGCACATCTGCAGGTGTTCCTGAGAGAGGCAGATAGAATGTAACTATCCTACAGAAGAAACTGTTCAAACTTACAGAATTCAATGAAGGgtgtatttttctaaatatttttaaacttgaaagatgaaaaatgtcttGTGAAGTTCTGCAGTGTACCTTTTGCATCAAAACTTCTATCCTATGGTACAGCCAGAGCatttgactgaaaaagaaaatattatgatTTTTCTAAAAGGTAAAGATTCCCCACTACGGAATCTACTGTGGGATGAGTTGCTCTCCTTGGCCTGAAGAAACCCTCTGTCCTTACGTGTGAGCAATATTGTTGACAGAGTGACCCCATTCAATCAACAGCAAGTGGAACTCAAACTCTGCTTTCTAAATGCCCCATATTCATCTGATTGGAAAACAACAGTGAACATGTATGATCAATCTCCAAAGCCAGACAAGACAGGAGCCGTTCCTGCAATGTTAGTTCTATACCATCTTACAGCACTCCTGCCTTCACTAGGACAAAGCAAAGCTTGCACTGGGTAAAGCCTGCATagctggctctgctgccagagGGGTTACAAAATGCCAGCTAGAAGAGACTTCCACTCCTGGTGGGTAGGAAACATTCCAGGAAGAACCATCCTGCAGAGTCAGAGGCACAGCTCTCCGAGCACTGTCATGGAGGTATCCAACAGAAGAGATACTTCTCTTCCCtatagcagagaaagaaaacaccaattTCAAGCATCCTTGCaataagaaatgctttctgcCCACAGAACACTCTTCACACTTCctatagaaagaaaacactttgtgGGCTCACCATTAAGCCTAGTTTGCAAGGTTGAAGACTCCTGAAAGGGAAAGGAGTCTTTCCAATTGAGTCACTTGTTTTACCCCTTTCCAGAAGTCTAGACCTACCAGCAGAGgaggaatattaaaaaataatcaggcAATGGTTACAGGAAATGACCCAATATATCCTGAATGTTTCTGTACCTGGCTGGCTACAGTTTAAAGCCTTAAGCTCTGCCTAGCACAGAATTTCCCCATTAAGGCCCAGACCAGCAacatctgcagctctgccacagagCTAGAGAAGGAATTTTTGCTAACAGATCATAGCAGCATTGCTGATCCAAATGAAGCTGTGGAGCAGGGGATTGAGATGAGGTCCCCTtgaggaaaatatatttagaataGGCGCAGAGCATTCTATAAATACTTGAGATGGCCAAATTCAGGATTCACTAAGGCTTTAGGGGTTTGCAATGTGTTCAAACTGCCCCCCTTATACATAAATCTATTTGAAATGTGAATGGATTTCAAGGAAACCCATTAAACAACATTTTATTGCATACACTACACTGGCACAAAGCTTTCATCCTAAGTTTCAACAGCCCAAATGCAAGCTGAGACGACCATGTGTACATACAACAGAAGCAAGCACTCCAGCTTGGCAAGCATGTAAGTGcaaatacaaagaagaaaaacaccaagaTTTGTACTTGACCTAAGTACTTAAGATAATAGCACCAGTGGGCTACCTGAGTTGTCTTCTCTCCATCTCAGTACCAGGACCACCTGGGAAGACGAAGAAATAGGGGCTACAGATAACCTTACGAATTCTGTAGAAGTCCTGTGGAGTCGTCTGTAAAGACCAAACCCAGATCTTGTAAAAGGGTCGAACAcgcaaaaaaaattattttagctgAAGGACCAGTTCTCACGGCATCAAAGCAGGTTCATTGATGTTTACGAAGTCTCTTGCTGCTACCAGGCAAAACATAATTTCCAGTCATATCTTGTGTGACACATTCCTTTGAAAAGGTTGTTTGGCAAAGCTGGTATTTTGCCAAGTAAGAGGTTGGTGTTCAGTTACCACTTCTGCCTAAAGAACCTTAAAGGAGTTCTGTTTTCCTAGCTGTGCAACTAGTTCAAGATCTTTCTAAGCTATACAGTGTGGCATCATAACAGTTAAGTATGCCTACAAGTATGAGAAaagcagggactgtgagaattAGGAGCAGCACTTGTAGGCCAAGCTTGCTGGTTAGTTTACTAAACAGGCAGTTCAGAGTAACACAGGTGTGCAAATGAGTTCTACAGACAGAATTCCACTCCACTGTTGTCCCTTCAGTAGCAGGAAAATAGGATTTATTTCTGCTCCAAACACTGTGATACAAGGATgataaagacagagaaaagagattttacTTTTACATAACACCTACATTTGGGATATATCCTTGAATGAACTGGGACTCTGATGCACATAACACAGAGACTATTCTtcctactaaaaaaaaaaaaagcaatgcaaagaTGCTCTCCATCCATTACAGAGTTTCAGATGAACTGATTTCATGAAGATTGCAGTGCATGCTGGGATCTGCTGCTATTTTATGACCAGTTTTGTATAAACAAGGAGGAACACACAGCACAGACTTGTCTTCGAAGAAACtgaccacaacaaaaaaaaatacacaaaaactTATTTCTAACAAACATATGCATTTCCTAACTTTTGGTTCGTTCTTGAAACCTTCCCTCCTGACACCTTAGATATGCAACCATTACCACCAAAAGGAAAtataagcaaagaaagatgctgTTCTGTTACTCTGACCTGGTCTCATCAAATTGAATGGGGGGATGTTCAGGGCAGTCACTGAATTAAGGGACACTTCTGCTTCATGGGAACTAGAAAAAGTTCAAAAGACCAGTGGGTGCTCAGAAAGGATCCACAAAGGAGGATCTGCAGAATGTAGCACGCAGTAGAAGCATGTCAGGGGAGTTCTGGGAACCAAGCCAGACGCAGCCTCTAGTTCTGCACTGCTCCTGTTCTCCAATTTAGACCCCAGTATCTGCAGTAGCCTTGCTCACGTTCCGCATCAGCATGGTGTGGAGGAGACAGTCCACACAGTGCACAgacttgattttcttccttgacCCTTGTATCACCCACTTGTGTTGCACAGCCTGCAAGGCTCCTTGTAGGCTACTGGGACCATGAGTTACTGTAATATCTCTCTTTTTGAAGACTTTCTGTGCCAGGAAGGGTTTGCAAGCTGGCTCTGAGAGCTAATGTGGTCCCTCATAGATCATCTTCAACTTCTTAAAATCCCAAATGTATTCTCTACATCAACAGCACAGGAGGCCAGCAAGAGGCTACTAAACCATAAAGATAGCACGGCCAAGCTGCCGAAGACCTTTACAGGAATGATGATCCCCAGACATGTGTGAATGATGAACACAAGCTTATCTGTGAGGTATACAGCCAGGAGCTTGCCCCTTctctccagaaagaaaacaccccAGATTATGGCaaggggctggctgcagcctgcaggcagctctgcagtgcaatTCAGCAAGTTAAGGTGATGTTAGCTGCTACTCCTCATTACCAAGCTTCTCTGCTCACCTCTTGACTTTGCCATCTAATCCGAtttgagaagcagcacaagTCTGTGTAACATCAGCTGTTAAAAATAGCTGCAGCACAGAATAAACATGCAGAATAAGTGCCTTCCAGCCCCACACTGGAGTTCAGAAGATGCCAGAGTACCCTCTCCAACCCTGCGGAAAGACCCAAAACACCATAAGTTCAGCCTAGGGACAGAGTGCTCTCTGTGAAGAATGAGAAGAACTGGGACACTTGGATGCTTTACACACTTCAACACACAGACATGGACAGAAGGGAGGCAAAGAAGAACTGGGCAAAATTAGAAGTGTCCTTCTCCcagctcctttctctcccccGCACACCAGTAGAAAGCCTACAGAATTAAAATTGAGATTTTTCTCTAGAGAAATCCAACATCTGAGCTGCATTCTCATTGATGTCTTCTTCCCCCTGTTCCTTCTTATGTTGCAGGTAACTTAATCTCCACAAAACAAGAGATTTGGATGTTCATTTCCTCAATCAATAACAATGATGCGGTGTTCTGGCACTGAACATCAGCTGACCTTATATTTAAAGTATGCCCTCTCCAAACCATTAGCTTGTGGCCTAGCAAAAGTCTCCCATTACTTGCAGCCGGCCTTGCACAGACCTGATTATTGTCTTactgaacatttatttcttactgAACATCTTTTAGTAATCATACTTAAAGAAAGTGAGCATCATGCTGCTGCTATTGCACCCCCAGCACCTGGGAAGAAACACAGGTACATACCCCTCATAAAAGAGATCATAAAGTCCCCACTGACATCAGTAGGGCTGTATGTTTGAATTTCTCCACAGACCCATCCAAGGACCTGGGCCAAGGGAACTCCCACACAGGGAAGCTCTCCAAAGGGGTTCCAGGAAGCAATCACATCTCTGAAGAGACCAGAAATACTGGGAATTGCTTTTGATTCAACAGATCTGAGTTGTCCTCGCTGTTTCAGCACttccagcaagcagcagcacagagcccttACAGAGAAGCTTGCTGTGTGACACTGCATGCCCCAGCTCCAGGCATGTTTTCTGGGATATGCAGAAATGTGTCACTGTGAAACTAACCACTGTGTGGGGACGCAGAGCCTGAGGCCAGGATCTAACACAACCTGAGCCCCCAGGTTTGCAGGATGCTGACACACCTGCTACTGAACGCAGGGGTAATGCCTATTCCTCTCACCAGAGTGGCCAAAAACCACTATGCTGGGCATATGCCCACCTCATGCCCGCTGGCAGCCTAGGGAGAAGACATATAAAAGGGATCTTCCTTATACAGGTGATCTTTTCAATAGGGAAGGCTAGCGATCACCCACATATACCACTGCCTCCCTCCTTTCTACTGCTTAATCCTTCCACACGACCCGATATAGTCAGGGATTTTAATTTCCCCCCCCCAGATCTACCCAGTTTGATGCTTAACCTTGGCGAATGCCTTTTTTCATCTGTATAAAACCATTACCCCCCTGTAAGCCCCAAAAGCTAAGGAAGTTTGACCTCCTCAAAAGCTCAGCAAGTGCTTGGAATTGCTCAGATGGCATTAACAACACATCAGATGTTATTAGCAGACAACCAATTTGTAAGCTCATGATAAATCTCAGGATCCTCTGCTTTGGCCAGGCAATTCTTACCCTTGACTGCtataaaaaatacacaaaaccccAGGTTAgtaagaaaaaccaaacaaaaagctttcatcaCTTTTCATAAAGACACTAGACAGGTACTCTGTGGTTCTTTAACGAttctgctgcaaacagcagatcCTGCAGAAGAGGAACGTTGTTCAAAGGAAAGATCCCTGCAGAGGTCTCCCAGCTATCCCTGAGTGACGTGTGCTGAATTTCAGGGGCTTCTTTAAGACAGGATGGGAGGCCAGCTCTGATGCAGCTGGGTTGCACTTATTCTTCTGTTTCCCTTGGTAATTGCAAATCTATTTATGAGCAGCACAAGTTTTTGTTACgcagaagaactgaaagagtCAGCTCTTTAGGAGAGTCTTTAGTTACCAAGCACATTTTGAGAGGACTGTTGGCGGAAGCAGGCagggggggtgggaggggagtGGGGAGACTGAACCGTGTGATACCAGTTTAGTTAAGCATGGAAGGCGAGGGAAGGAAGCTGCTCTTTGCAGACTGATACACCAGTGTCCTACTGATTCTGCTCCTTTTAGAAATCTTGTGACATGGTGACAGAACACACTGCAGGGAACCAGCACCCccttgtaaaagaaataatctgtcTCCAAAgtcttttttaaatacaatctTAAAAGTAGTGTCccagtttttttccagttctcatGTGCCCTGGTGTAAGCCACTCAGCTAGCTTTAATCCTCTATGCCAATGGAGAGGGGTATTTCATGGTGCATGGGGAAACAggcaataaaaaggaaagaaaaagcccagaTTCAAAGGGTGTTCCTGTATAGCAAAGGGCAAACCCACCCTGGCACCAAAACCAGCAGCGGTGTTACTGTAGTGACTTGCTTGGCTAAAATACCCAGGTCTCAGAGACCACAATAGCAGGGCCAGACTGCTTCCAGAGCTGGAACCAGCAGTTTCAGAGGGAGTCTCTGCATCACTGTGCACTTCTGCTTTGCATAGTGGAGGGTTTAAGAGTCACCCTCCAAACTGATGCTGAAGTTTCCAGCATGCCAGTCTGCTTATCCAATGGACTTACTCCAGAGTCATATTAGCCAACCTAAGATAAGAATGTCTGAAAGCttacagagaataaaaagtGCAAGTCAAAGAGGTGTTTTAGGATCTGAAGAAATATGGGTGATAAGGTCTGAGAGCAGCTGATAAGCAGGACAAAAGGGAAAGGGCACAAAAAGGCTACTTGTAAGAACAGCTTGCTGCTACACCTTGCTTAACACTGTACACTGTGCCCATACGGTGTCCATATTTTTAACTGTGTGTAACATAAAATTTCCTCTGGAAATGGCACAAGATGCCATTTATCCTGGAACTGCAAACCCAGAAATTAAATCTGCCAGGGGACAGATTGCTTTATCAGTTCCACCCTCTGGCACTGAGAGTACACATTTGGCAGGGGCTACACAGGGTCTAGATGGGCCATTTCTGCTCACACCCTTACAGAGCACTGCTAAGCATTCAGCAAGATGTTACACTGATGGAGACTCACCATGACTCCTCTTTCGGACCTGCTTACAAGGTAACAACAGTGGGCACAAACCAGATTGAGCTTCTTGACTGCAAACATGTAGCTTCTTGGAGGAGAGGCCGTTCTGCCCTTGTTTTCCTAGTCCCTTCACTATTATGCTCTTGTTATGCTTTTTACAAAAGCATAACAACCTCAGTGAGGTACATAACATGTCAGTCTATCCTACTAGCATCCTGTCTCAGGCAACTGCTGCTGACTAATTTCAGGGGAAGAGCATAAGAGCAAGGAAAGTACAGCGTAATAACTTTCCCTCTGCAACCTTCAAGCAGTCTCTGGCTTTGGGATTTTCCAAACCAGAGGCAGTATTTGCAGCTTTGTCTTTAACAGCACTGATGGACTTATCTGCTAGGAATGCCTCTCACTGCTTTATAAATCATTAAAATTTTTGGCATAGTCAGTGCCTTGCAGCACTTTGTTTCACACAGTACATGTTTTGTCAAAATGGATTTCCTTTTCCTGGCTTACTAGGAAATGAGGAAACTCACCTAACCATGGCACTTTCCACAGATCACTCAAGATTTTACAAGGCTTAGTCAAGTCATCTTTCTTCCACATTGAAAAGGACAACTTACTTAAACTTCGTATACCCAACTGTACTTCTCAGCACTTGCAGGGGCCCAAGTATTGCTATGCTCAGTGTGAAATGTGGTGGTGAACACTGCACATTACATAAAAAGGTGACTTCTGTGTGGATGTCTGCTAAATTAGCCCCACTTCACTGCTAGTTTGCTCAATGTAATGGAGTTGTCCTCCCTAAGATTTAATTTCACCTTCAGGATATTCTCCTCAAACAAACCAATGCCACTTTACAAAAGGCACTGATGACATTTGGAAAGAACAGTGGAAGCAGGACAGGAGAAGATATTGGAAGctatacagaagaaaaaagtcccCAGCCTTCCCCAAGTTCTCATCCCAACCTGACTAGTCAGCGCCAGCTGCCTCTCACAGAAGACATGTGGCAGATCTCCAGTGATGAGTAAAGCTTGCTCCAAGCCAGCCAGAGGGCCACGTGTGTATGTTGGACAGAACTTGACTCCAAGGTTACAAAAGCACTTTGGGTTTCACTGAGatggttttctgtttccagttaCGTTCTGGTATCTGCTTGCCTGTCCTGAAAGGCCCAAGTTGGTACACCACTTTATGTTCAGGTGCCAGCCAGAGAGCTATGCCCAGAGGAATGCCACCACATCTTCACATCCTGTAAGTGACACAAGAGCGTCCATCGTAAATACACTCTGAGCTGTTCTGCCAAACCTCTTGCTTACAGTTATC
This genomic window from Strigops habroptila isolate Jane chromosome 8, bStrHab1.2.pri, whole genome shotgun sequence contains:
- the MB21D2 gene encoding protein MB21D2, whose protein sequence is MKMAAPLASKAGAAGTTSKPPFPELDFRSGARVEELNKLIQEFTKHDQREYDDQRALEIHTAKDFIFSMLGMVQKLDQKLPVANEYLLLSGGVREGVVDIDLDELNVYARGTDYDMDFTLLVPALKLHDRNQPVTLDMRHSALCHSWLSLRLFDEGTISKWKDCCTIVDHINGATNYFFSPTKVADWFYDSISIVLSEIQKKPQRGMPKVEKVEKNGTIISIILGVGSSRMLYDIVPVVSFKGWPAVAQSWLMENHFWDGKITEEEVISGFYLVPACSYKGKKDNEWRLSFARSEVQLKKCISSSLMQAYQACKAIIIKLLSRPKAISPYHLRSMMLWACDRLPASYLAQEDYAAHFLLGLIDDLQHCLVNKMCPNYFIPQCNMLEHLSEETVMLHARKLSSVRSDPAEHLRTAIEHVKAANRLTLELQRRGSTTSIPSPQSDGGDINQPDDRLAKKLQQLVTENPGKSISVFINPDDVTRPHFRIDDKFF